A section of the Candidatus Binatia bacterium genome encodes:
- the nuoH2 gene encoding NADH-quinone oxidoreductase subunit H 2: protein MVTLIVVSAIKALIVIGMVLNLAGILGWVERKGSALIQDRIGANRAAIFGFAGAGLVNTLLADPIKFLTKEDVIPRGVDRLLHTLAPCVSLFPAIVAFAVIPFGDRLEIGDLVVNLQAVEVDVGVLFLLAMTSLGVYGVVLGGWASNNRLSLLGGIRGSAQMISYELAMGLSVAAVVLTFGSLDFQEIVRSQGRMIGGWIPAWGIWYQPVAFVLLLIAGIAETKRAPFDLPEGESEIVSGYFTEYSGIKYLMFFMTDFVEIAVVSAVVTTFFFGGWQVPFLTAEGFVFPWGWSLALPHIVVVLLQVLSYMVKVFVFCCLQVLVRWTMPRLRYDQLMWFGWKVMLPIGLANLVLTAAVLLWVRG from the coding sequence ATGGTCACGTTGATTGTCGTCTCGGCCATCAAGGCGCTGATCGTTATCGGCATGGTGCTCAACCTGGCCGGAATTCTCGGGTGGGTGGAGCGCAAGGGCAGCGCGTTGATCCAGGACCGCATTGGAGCGAACCGAGCCGCGATTTTTGGCTTCGCGGGCGCAGGGTTGGTGAACACGTTGCTCGCGGATCCGATCAAATTCTTAACCAAGGAGGATGTGATTCCGCGCGGTGTGGATCGCTTGCTGCACACGTTAGCGCCTTGCGTCAGTTTGTTTCCCGCCATCGTTGCCTTTGCCGTGATTCCGTTTGGGGACCGACTCGAAATCGGCGACCTGGTGGTGAACTTGCAGGCCGTGGAGGTGGATGTCGGTGTGCTGTTCTTGCTGGCGATGACATCGCTGGGCGTGTACGGAGTGGTTCTCGGAGGGTGGGCGTCCAATAACCGTTTGTCCTTGCTTGGCGGGATCCGTGGCTCTGCCCAAATGATCTCGTACGAGTTGGCGATGGGGCTATCGGTGGCGGCGGTGGTTTTGACTTTTGGATCGCTGGACTTCCAGGAAATTGTGCGCAGCCAGGGTCGGATGATTGGCGGCTGGATCCCGGCTTGGGGCATCTGGTACCAGCCCGTGGCGTTTGTGTTGCTTTTGATCGCGGGGATCGCCGAGACCAAGCGCGCGCCATTCGATTTGCCGGAGGGCGAATCGGAAATCGTGAGCGGGTACTTCACGGAGTACTCTGGAATTAAGTACCTCATGTTCTTCATGACCGACTTTGTAGAAATCGCGGTCGTGTCTGCCGTAGTCACGACGTTCTTCTTTGGCGGGTGGCAAGTGCCGTTCTTGACCGCGGAAGGGTTTGTGTTCCCGTGGGGCTGGAGTTTGGCACTTCCCCACATTGTTGTCGTGCTGCTGCAGGTGCTCTCGTACATGGTCAAGGTGTTTGTGTTTTGCTGCCTGCAAGTTTTGGTGCGCTGGACCATGCCGCGGTTGCGTTATGACCAGCTCATGTGGTTCGGCTGGAAGGTCATGCTTCCCATAGGGTTGGCGAATCTTGTGTTGACCGCCGCCGTGCTGTTGTGGGTGCGAGGGTGA
- the nuoA gene encoding NADH-quinone oxidoreductase subunit A: protein MEQSISVLVTFVLVGGLVAVMVSLGRLLGPRVETPAKGEAFECGNPPSGSAWGRFPVKFYMTAIIFIIFDIEVVFLYPWAVLFDRLGWFGFAEMLVFLFVLGVGLIYVWQKGALEWD from the coding sequence ATGGAGCAGTCGATTTCCGTGCTGGTCACGTTCGTGTTGGTCGGCGGCCTCGTTGCCGTGATGGTGAGTTTGGGACGATTGCTCGGCCCCCGTGTGGAAACGCCCGCCAAAGGTGAGGCGTTCGAATGCGGCAACCCCCCCAGCGGCAGCGCCTGGGGCCGCTTTCCCGTCAAGTTCTACATGACCGCCATCATCTTTATCATCTTCGACATCGAAGTAGTGTTCTTGTATCCGTGGGCGGTGTTGTTCGACCGGCTCGGTTGGTTTGGCTTTGCGGAAATGTTGGTTTTCCTATTCGTTCTCGGTGTGGGCTTGATTTACGTGTGGCAGAAGGGGGCGTTGGAATGGGACTGA
- the htpX gene encoding protease HtpX, translating into MANAMKTTLLLGLLTGLILWFGQFFGGSHGMAVAFVLAVLMNFGSYWFSDKIVLAMYRARPVTEHEAPELYNMVHNLATKAGIPMPRVYVIPSDAANAFATGRSPNHAAVAVTEGILRIMTMEELEGVLAHELSHVKNRDILISSIAATLAGVLVLLADMLRWGAMFGMARDREDNAGGVVGLIALSILAPIAAMLIQLAISRTREFEADASAARILGTGEPLARALEKLEFAAQRYPLPASAQTAHMFIVNPLRGDFLARLFSTHPPVEERIRRLRSMEWRR; encoded by the coding sequence ATGGCAAATGCGATGAAGACGACACTGCTTCTTGGACTCCTCACCGGACTCATTTTGTGGTTTGGGCAGTTTTTCGGCGGCTCGCACGGCATGGCCGTGGCTTTCGTGCTGGCTGTGTTGATGAATTTCGGCAGTTATTGGTTTTCGGACAAAATCGTTCTGGCCATGTACCGGGCCCGCCCTGTCACCGAACACGAGGCTCCGGAGCTTTACAACATGGTTCACAATCTCGCCACCAAAGCCGGGATCCCTATGCCGCGCGTCTACGTGATTCCGTCCGATGCGGCCAACGCTTTTGCGACAGGGCGCAGCCCGAACCACGCCGCAGTCGCCGTTACCGAAGGTATCTTGCGCATCATGACGATGGAGGAATTGGAAGGGGTGCTGGCTCACGAGCTCAGCCACGTCAAAAACCGCGATATTTTGATCAGCTCCATCGCCGCAACCTTGGCGGGCGTGCTCGTACTCCTGGCCGACATGTTGCGCTGGGGAGCCATGTTCGGCATGGCGCGCGATCGGGAGGACAACGCCGGCGGCGTCGTCGGCTTGATTGCTCTTTCGATCTTGGCGCCGATTGCGGCGATGCTCATCCAGCTTGCCATCTCGCGCACGCGGGAATTCGAGGCTGACGCCAGCGCAGCTCGGATCTTGGGAACTGGCGAACCGCTGGCGCGGGCTCTCGAAAAACTCGAATTCGCTGCACAGCGCTATCCCCTGCCGGCTTCGGCGCAGACGGCGCACATGTTTATCGTCAACCCGCTGCGCGGTGACTTTCTGGCCCGTCTGTTTAGCACGCACCCACCCGTAGAGGAGCGAATCCGCCGGCTGCGCTCGATGGAGTGGCGGCGCTAG
- the degP gene encoding peptidase — MVGNGRRAMAALILSWLGWLVPVRATFAISFWGEAASPTPTPLAHPAPQASTGAESEARPCLPDFASLVDRLSPAVVNISTSSTASLETPGQMLPGPFGRGPEEFFEPFERFWGRPRQYRQRSLGSGFIINHEGYILTNNHVIENADQITVRLENEQEFKARVIGRDPKTDIAVIKIDNASNLAVVTLGDSDKLRVGDWVLAIGNPFGLDHTVTAGIVSAKGRYLGQGSYDQFIQTDAAINPGNSGGPLINTRGEVIGINTAIFSRGAGNIGIGFAIPINLAKELLPELEAKGKVTRGWLGVLIQRVTPDIAESLGLSKPEGALVADVVADGPAAEAGIKVGDVIVEFDGHAIKESNELPLLVARTPVGKVVKVKVLRNNNPVVVEVKVGELKDEEPATGPSGGEAEELGITVQPLTPDIAESLGLSRDLKGMVVARVEPGSPAEEAGLRRGDVILEVNREPVKDLASYRKALKAAAGKKTVLLLVRRGENTIFIPIKRGS, encoded by the coding sequence ATGGTTGGCAACGGCCGCCGCGCTATGGCGGCACTTATTCTAAGTTGGCTTGGCTGGCTTGTACCTGTCCGAGCAACGTTTGCGATAAGCTTTTGGGGCGAAGCTGCTTCACCCACACCCACGCCGTTGGCGCACCCTGCACCACAAGCCAGCACCGGGGCGGAATCAGAGGCGCGTCCTTGCTTGCCCGATTTTGCGTCCTTGGTCGACCGTCTCAGCCCTGCTGTGGTGAACATCTCCACATCCTCGACCGCGTCTCTCGAAACCCCCGGGCAAATGCTGCCCGGACCGTTCGGGCGCGGTCCGGAGGAATTCTTCGAACCCTTCGAACGTTTTTGGGGCAGGCCCCGCCAATACCGGCAACGGAGTCTCGGCTCCGGCTTTATCATCAACCACGAGGGCTACATCCTCACGAACAACCACGTGATCGAGAACGCGGACCAAATTACGGTGCGCTTGGAAAACGAGCAGGAATTCAAAGCTCGGGTTATCGGCCGCGATCCCAAGACAGATATTGCCGTCATCAAGATCGATAACGCCTCGAACCTCGCCGTGGTCACTTTGGGCGATTCCGACAAACTGCGAGTGGGGGACTGGGTGCTCGCCATCGGCAACCCCTTTGGGCTCGATCACACAGTCACCGCCGGCATTGTCTCGGCCAAGGGCCGTTACCTGGGACAAGGTAGCTACGACCAGTTCATTCAAACGGATGCGGCCATCAACCCGGGGAATTCGGGAGGGCCTTTGATCAACACCCGCGGCGAAGTCATCGGCATCAACACAGCGATTTTTTCTCGCGGTGCGGGGAACATCGGAATCGGCTTTGCCATCCCGATCAATCTTGCCAAAGAGCTGCTTCCGGAACTCGAGGCCAAAGGCAAGGTCACTCGCGGGTGGCTCGGGGTGCTTATTCAGAGAGTCACGCCGGACATCGCGGAGTCCCTCGGCTTGAGCAAACCCGAGGGGGCGTTGGTGGCAGACGTCGTGGCCGACGGCCCGGCAGCCGAAGCGGGAATCAAAGTGGGTGACGTCATCGTGGAATTCGACGGGCACGCGATCAAAGAGTCCAACGAGCTTCCCCTGTTGGTCGCCCGTACTCCTGTCGGCAAGGTGGTCAAGGTAAAGGTGCTTCGCAACAACAACCCCGTAGTCGTCGAGGTGAAGGTTGGGGAACTCAAGGATGAAGAGCCCGCGACGGGTCCGTCGGGCGGCGAGGCGGAAGAACTCGGCATCACCGTGCAACCTCTCACACCCGACATTGCCGAATCGCTCGGCTTGAGTCGCGACCTCAAAGGCATGGTGGTGGCTCGTGTGGAGCCGGGAAGCCCGGCTGAGGAAGCGGGACTGCGACGCGGGGACGTGATCCTGGAAGTCAACCGCGAGCCGGTCAAAGATCTGGCATCGTACCGCAAGGCCCTCAAGGCCGCGGCGGGCAAGAAAACCGTGTTGCTTCTGGTTCGCCGAGGCGAGAACACCATCTTCATCCCCATCAAACGCGGGAGCTAA
- the mrcB gene encoding penicillin-binding protein 1B — MWRRIAGIVVAVLALATVVATILAWRQIQALRADICERFRNHTWQIASRVYGDAYLIYPGLDATASGLRDRLIELGYEEQPHEPDRPGAFCSQCANGWVLFVRSFPPWREAPERVRLEVAGATIERIVVEDTHEELPAFELEPPLLSGLYAESWEDRRLVSLDDVPPLLVQAILDTEDRRFFEHRGIDVYGIVRALWTNLRARRVVEGGSTLTQQLMKNFFLTDERTFRRKIQEAVMAFFVEREFSKEEILENYLNEIYLGQRGAQAIHGVWEASHFYFGKPPQELTVGEIAMIAGLIRGPNLYSPHRDLTRATRRRNHVLRRMLQAGHIDQDTFERAIAEPLRPAPYVLRTRDAPYFTDFVRQQLGELYPPELLFNEGLRVFTTLDLHLQRLAEESVSRGLEHLEQTVAAIGKAKQEGEPVQACLLAMQPQTGFIRAMVGGRDYRTSQFNRCTQALRQPGSVFKPIVYAAALEATRHSPAPLQPTTFIEDAPFSWPYDGKTWNPSNYDQRYLGQVTLRTALELSLNAATARLAFQVGLPEIISTARALGITSPLPPVPAVVLGAAELTPLEVAQAYAVFANGGVRTRPLALRRVADRSGVSLERQPVEVEAVLPADTAFLITHMLTGVLERGTAASARRLGFKRVAAGKTGTTNDYQDAWFVGYTPELLAVVWVGFDSKQPLGLPGARGALPIWVDFMKRATASFPPHDFTAPPNIRFARIDPESGALATENCPETLVEAFYADRVPLNLCPLHSSPPDDLPTGEPH; from the coding sequence ATGTGGCGCCGCATTGCTGGGATCGTCGTTGCCGTTCTTGCCCTCGCCACCGTTGTCGCCACCATCCTCGCATGGCGCCAAATTCAGGCGCTTCGGGCCGACATCTGCGAGCGCTTCCGCAACCACACCTGGCAGATCGCCTCGCGCGTGTATGGGGATGCGTATTTGATTTACCCAGGCCTGGACGCAACTGCGTCGGGCCTCCGCGATCGCTTGATCGAGCTTGGCTACGAGGAACAACCCCACGAACCCGACCGCCCCGGGGCTTTTTGTTCCCAATGCGCCAACGGATGGGTGCTGTTTGTACGATCTTTCCCGCCTTGGCGCGAGGCGCCTGAGCGAGTTCGGCTCGAAGTCGCAGGGGCTACGATCGAGCGTATCGTCGTCGAGGACACCCATGAAGAGCTGCCCGCGTTCGAGCTCGAGCCTCCTCTTCTCTCCGGCTTGTATGCGGAGTCCTGGGAAGACCGCCGGCTGGTCAGCCTCGATGATGTTCCTCCCCTCCTGGTGCAGGCGATCTTGGACACCGAGGACCGCCGTTTTTTCGAACACCGGGGAATTGACGTCTACGGAATCGTGCGCGCGTTGTGGACCAACCTGCGGGCTCGTCGCGTCGTCGAGGGAGGCAGTACGCTCACGCAGCAGCTCATGAAGAATTTCTTCCTGACGGACGAACGCACCTTCCGCCGCAAAATTCAAGAAGCAGTCATGGCCTTTTTCGTCGAGCGAGAGTTTTCGAAGGAAGAGATTCTCGAAAATTACCTGAACGAGATTTACCTCGGCCAACGTGGTGCTCAGGCGATCCACGGGGTCTGGGAAGCCAGCCACTTTTACTTTGGCAAGCCACCTCAAGAGCTGACGGTCGGCGAAATCGCGATGATCGCGGGGCTCATTCGGGGCCCGAATTTGTACTCACCCCACCGCGACCTGACGCGCGCCACGCGACGCCGTAACCACGTTCTCCGGCGCATGTTACAAGCCGGCCACATTGACCAAGACACCTTCGAACGAGCCATCGCCGAGCCGTTACGCCCGGCCCCCTACGTTTTGCGAACGCGCGACGCACCGTACTTTACCGATTTCGTCCGCCAGCAGCTCGGCGAACTGTACCCGCCGGAACTCTTGTTCAACGAAGGGCTGCGCGTGTTTACCACTCTCGATCTCCATTTGCAGCGGCTCGCCGAGGAATCCGTTTCGCGGGGGCTCGAGCACCTCGAGCAAACGGTCGCCGCAATCGGCAAAGCCAAACAAGAGGGAGAGCCCGTGCAAGCCTGTTTGCTCGCCATGCAGCCGCAAACCGGATTCATCCGGGCGATGGTTGGCGGGCGCGACTACCGCACAAGCCAATTCAATCGCTGTACGCAGGCGCTGCGGCAACCGGGATCGGTGTTCAAGCCCATCGTGTATGCTGCTGCCCTGGAAGCCACGCGGCACAGCCCGGCACCGCTGCAGCCCACCACGTTTATCGAAGATGCCCCATTTTCTTGGCCTTACGACGGGAAGACCTGGAATCCCTCGAATTACGACCAGCGCTACCTCGGCCAGGTTACCCTGCGCACTGCGCTGGAGCTTTCCCTCAATGCGGCCACGGCGCGATTGGCGTTTCAGGTCGGGTTGCCCGAAATCATTTCTACGGCTCGCGCTCTTGGAATTACCTCGCCGCTACCCCCCGTTCCCGCTGTCGTTCTGGGGGCCGCCGAACTCACTCCCCTCGAGGTGGCCCAGGCGTACGCTGTGTTCGCCAACGGCGGAGTCCGGACCCGTCCTCTCGCCTTGCGCCGTGTTGCCGACCGCAGTGGGGTGTCACTGGAGCGCCAGCCCGTGGAAGTCGAAGCCGTGCTGCCGGCGGACACCGCTTTCCTCATCACCCACATGCTGACAGGGGTGCTCGAACGCGGAACCGCGGCTTCTGCACGACGCCTGGGCTTCAAACGCGTCGCAGCCGGAAAGACTGGCACGACCAACGATTACCAGGATGCGTGGTTTGTTGGCTACACCCCAGAGTTGCTGGCGGTCGTCTGGGTGGGCTTCGACAGCAAACAACCGCTGGGTCTACCCGGAGCCCGCGGCGCACTGCCCATCTGGGTGGACTTCATGAAACGGGCCACGGCGTCATTTCCGCCCCACGACTTCACTGCACCACCCAACATCCGTTTCGCTCGGATCGACCCCGAGTCGGGCGCACTGGCAACCGAAAATTGCCCCGAAACTCTGGTGGAAGCATTTTACGCCGACCGAGTGCCGCTAAATTTGTGCCCCCTCCACTCTTCCCCGCCCGACGATCTCCCCACCGGCGAGCCGCACTGA
- a CDS encoding protein meaA — protein sequence MRAVLSREHDNRSPIAASTLGRATLACLIVWGAGMFEFMTQRDEPWLMRTYAGHTDPRAANELFRRNLAKGQTGLSIAFDLPTQTGYDSDHPMAAGEVGKVGVPICHIEDMELLFDQIPVGKMNTSMTINATAAWLLALYVAVAERQGADPRTLRGTTQNDILKEFLARGTYAFPPEPSLRLTVDVIEYTVRHIPKWNPMNVCSYHLQEAGATPVQEIAFALANACAVLDRVRQRPGVSMPDVIGAMSFFVNAGIRFIEEMCKLKAFTRLWDRLTRERYGVEDPSKRRFRYGVQVNSLGLTAQQPENNVQRIVLEMLAVTLSKEARARSIQLPAWNEALGLPRPWDQQWSLRIQQVLAYETDLLEYPEDIFAGSKVIEAKVQELMDAAQAELDRILAIGDPNVAIETMKRALVASHAERQRKIESGEIVVVGVNKFTEHEPSPLLEGNGATAILVVDPEAERRQVERLRAFRAKRNAAEVEAALRALEEAARNGSNIMPASIRAAHAGVTTGEWAGTLRKVFGEYRAPTGLQGVTFATDGERIAALRSHTQRVAQKLGHPLRLLVAKPGLDGHSNGAEQIAVRAKEAGIEVIYDGIRLTPEQIAESALQEDVDAVGLSIHSGSHLTLVPRVIELLRERGLTDVPVFVGGIIPEQDHDALRRAGVARIYTPGQATLTQIVEDIVATVEDVRGRQGGDRPVAEQSAAGTV from the coding sequence GTGCGAGCAGTTCTCTCGAGAGAACACGATAATCGAAGCCCGATAGCGGCCTCTACCCTGGGCCGCGCCACGCTGGCTTGCTTGATCGTCTGGGGCGCTGGTATGTTCGAATTCATGACCCAACGTGACGAGCCGTGGTTGATGCGAACCTATGCAGGCCACACGGATCCCCGCGCCGCTAACGAGTTGTTTCGGCGCAACTTAGCAAAAGGGCAAACCGGCCTAAGCATTGCCTTCGACCTGCCCACGCAGACGGGTTACGATTCCGATCACCCCATGGCCGCGGGGGAAGTGGGGAAAGTGGGCGTGCCGATTTGTCACATCGAGGACATGGAGCTGCTCTTCGATCAGATCCCCGTCGGCAAGATGAATACCTCGATGACGATCAACGCCACGGCCGCCTGGCTCCTCGCCCTGTACGTGGCGGTGGCGGAACGCCAGGGTGCGGATCCACGCACGCTTCGCGGCACGACGCAGAACGACATTCTCAAGGAGTTCCTGGCCCGCGGCACGTACGCGTTCCCTCCCGAGCCGTCGCTGCGCCTAACTGTGGATGTGATCGAGTACACCGTCCGGCACATCCCCAAATGGAACCCGATGAACGTCTGCAGCTACCATTTGCAGGAGGCCGGGGCGACACCGGTGCAGGAAATTGCCTTCGCGCTCGCCAACGCCTGTGCCGTTTTGGATCGGGTGCGCCAGCGGCCGGGCGTTTCCATGCCCGATGTGATTGGTGCCATGTCGTTCTTTGTAAACGCGGGCATCCGCTTCATCGAGGAAATGTGCAAGCTCAAAGCCTTCACGCGCTTGTGGGATCGCCTGACCCGCGAGCGCTACGGAGTGGAAGACCCGAGCAAGCGCCGCTTCCGCTACGGCGTGCAGGTGAATTCGCTCGGTCTTACCGCACAGCAGCCCGAGAACAACGTACAGCGCATCGTCCTGGAGATGCTCGCCGTCACCCTGTCCAAGGAAGCGCGGGCGCGTTCGATCCAACTGCCGGCTTGGAATGAAGCGCTCGGGTTGCCGCGGCCGTGGGACCAACAGTGGTCGCTCCGGATTCAGCAAGTGCTCGCCTACGAAACGGACTTGCTCGAATATCCCGAGGACATTTTTGCGGGTTCGAAGGTGATCGAGGCCAAGGTGCAGGAGCTGATGGATGCGGCGCAGGCGGAGCTCGACCGTATCTTGGCGATTGGCGACCCGAATGTGGCCATCGAAACGATGAAGCGCGCGTTGGTTGCAAGCCACGCCGAGCGACAGCGCAAGATCGAATCCGGCGAGATCGTGGTCGTGGGAGTGAACAAGTTCACGGAACACGAGCCATCCCCCCTGCTCGAGGGCAACGGAGCGACTGCGATCCTGGTCGTGGATCCGGAGGCAGAACGCCGTCAGGTGGAACGCTTGCGGGCTTTCCGCGCAAAACGCAACGCGGCAGAAGTCGAGGCCGCACTACGCGCGTTGGAAGAGGCGGCTCGGAACGGAAGCAACATTATGCCCGCCTCCATTCGTGCGGCTCACGCCGGAGTGACCACGGGTGAATGGGCGGGAACCTTGCGCAAAGTGTTTGGGGAATACCGTGCGCCGACAGGACTGCAAGGCGTAACCTTTGCCACGGACGGCGAACGCATCGCTGCCCTGCGCTCCCACACGCAACGTGTCGCGCAAAAGCTCGGGCACCCGCTTCGACTCCTGGTGGCGAAACCCGGACTCGATGGTCACTCGAACGGCGCCGAGCAAATTGCGGTGCGGGCGAAAGAAGCTGGAATCGAGGTGATTTACGACGGCATCCGGCTGACGCCGGAGCAAATTGCCGAGTCGGCCCTGCAAGAAGACGTGGATGCGGTCGGGCTGTCCATCCATTCGGGTTCGCACTTGACCCTCGTGCCCCGGGTGATCGAACTGCTGCGAGAGAGAGGATTGACGGATGTGCCCGTGTTTGTCGGCGGGATCATTCCGGAGCAGGATCACGACGCCCTGCGGCGAGCCGGGGTGGCGAGAATTTACACCCCGGGCCAAGCAACCCTGACCCAAATCGTGGAGGACATTGTGGCCACGGTGGAGGATGTGCGTGGGCGCCAGGGCGGCGATCGACCGGTTGCGGAGCAGTCTGCCGCAGGGACGGTCTGA